A single genomic interval of uncultured Desulfobulbus sp. harbors:
- a CDS encoding class II fructose-bisphosphate aldolase produces MSYICDFEKALEIGRPPNIRSLFPHSRALLVSGKVIDRAMLAKGGAMTIAANGRNHLVIRGALQAAQRAHAAIIIEIARSEGGANAYCPVNYWNIARQVDALCNEMGITVPVAIHADHYGIKKTEDVAVAAVEIPTIFEAGITSIAIDASHMPDDENLLASIDLARYVPSWAGLETEVGEIKGKLGLSTKEEALFIIQGLNAHDVFPDWIALNNGTTHGIEASAQGIQVELTAEIHKALAGYAVSGAQHGTSGNNSDRLRAIASQTCTTKANVATALQMVSWGLEVNDYGNAALDDNGDFIKVAGEGVTEELWQAMRSYADSKGWKKGDYKNINLPFENRILGQPKAVRERMARRVENFVYTMLVEVFNAADTARYGVEALLEAGSYDIGPKTGRIESPEEWSLAKIRERAASITTDKGPQGNFDD; encoded by the coding sequence ATGTCCTACATCTGTGATTTTGAAAAAGCCCTGGAAATAGGCCGACCGCCGAATATTCGATCCCTGTTTCCCCACTCACGTGCCCTCTTGGTCAGCGGCAAGGTGATCGATCGTGCCATGCTTGCCAAGGGAGGGGCCATGACCATTGCCGCCAACGGCCGAAACCACCTGGTCATTCGTGGCGCCCTCCAGGCCGCGCAGCGAGCACACGCAGCAATCATCATTGAAATTGCCCGTTCAGAGGGTGGGGCCAATGCCTATTGCCCGGTCAACTACTGGAATATTGCCCGGCAAGTTGATGCCCTGTGCAACGAAATGGGGATTACCGTGCCGGTGGCCATCCACGCCGACCATTATGGCATCAAGAAGACCGAGGATGTCGCTGTTGCTGCGGTCGAGATTCCGACCATCTTTGAAGCGGGCATTACCTCGATCGCCATTGATGCTTCGCACATGCCCGATGACGAAAATCTCCTGGCCAGCATCGATTTGGCCCGCTATGTGCCATCGTGGGCAGGCCTTGAGACCGAGGTCGGGGAGATCAAAGGGAAACTCGGGCTGTCGACCAAAGAGGAGGCGCTGTTCATTATTCAGGGGCTCAACGCCCATGACGTCTTTCCAGATTGGATCGCGCTCAATAACGGGACCACCCATGGCATCGAGGCCTCTGCCCAAGGCATTCAGGTCGAGTTGACGGCTGAGATTCACAAGGCTCTGGCTGGGTACGCGGTCTCCGGCGCCCAGCACGGAACCTCCGGCAATAACTCCGATCGTCTGCGCGCCATAGCCTCCCAGACCTGCACCACCAAGGCCAACGTGGCCACTGCCCTGCAGATGGTCTCCTGGGGGTTGGAGGTCAATGATTACGGTAACGCTGCCTTGGATGACAATGGCGATTTCATCAAGGTGGCGGGCGAGGGCGTTACCGAAGAACTTTGGCAGGCCATGCGCAGTTACGCTGACAGCAAAGGCTGGAAAAAAGGGGATTATAAAAACATCAACCTGCCCTTTGAAAACAGGATTCTCGGTCAACCCAAGGCTGTTCGCGAACGCATGGCTCGCCGGGTGGAGAATTTCGTCTACACCATGTTGGTTGAGGTGTTCAACGCCGCCGATACCGCCCGCTACGGCGTAGAGGCTCTTTTGGAGGCCGGATCCTACGATATCGGTCCCAAAACCGGCCGCATCGAATCCCCTGAAGAATGGAGTTTGGCCAAGATCAGGGAACGTGCTGCGAGTATAACGACTGATAAAGGTCCGCAAGGCAATTTTGACGATTAA
- a CDS encoding DNA adenine methylase: MGALIPYFGGKSRLAKTIISRFPEHQCYVEVFAGVANVFFAKEARGTEVINDLDRDLVTLYRTVKYHPEELHRQFKYVLISRDEFSRLMQVNPDTLTDIQRVARYLYLQRMCFGGRSRGRVFGTSTTGVPRLNLFTLQRLLEEAWMRLSQVMIECLDFRDLIPRYDRDHTLFFLAPPYWKINCYEHNFVEKDFYDLADVLAGIRGKFLMTINDTPEVREIFKRFRIEKVELKYSMGKKEGSRSQIRTELLIGN; this comes from the coding sequence GTGGGAGCACTCATACCCTATTTTGGCGGCAAGAGCCGTCTGGCCAAAACCATCATTTCCAGATTCCCCGAGCACCAGTGCTATGTGGAGGTATTTGCCGGCGTCGCCAACGTCTTTTTTGCCAAGGAGGCCCGAGGCACCGAGGTGATCAACGATCTGGACCGGGATCTCGTTACCCTGTACCGCACGGTCAAGTATCATCCCGAAGAGTTGCACCGCCAGTTCAAGTATGTACTGATCTCGCGGGATGAGTTCAGCCGATTGATGCAGGTCAATCCGGATACGCTGACCGATATCCAGCGGGTTGCCCGGTATCTCTATCTGCAACGGATGTGTTTTGGCGGCCGCAGCCGGGGGCGGGTTTTCGGGACATCAACTACTGGCGTGCCTAGGCTCAACCTGTTTACCCTGCAGCGGCTTCTTGAGGAGGCCTGGATGCGGTTGAGCCAGGTAATGATCGAATGCCTCGATTTCCGGGACCTGATCCCTCGCTATGATCGGGATCACACCCTGTTTTTCCTGGCCCCCCCATACTGGAAGATCAACTGCTACGAGCACAACTTCGTGGAGAAGGATTTCTACGATCTGGCCGATGTGCTTGCCGGCATCAGGGGCAAATTCCTCATGACCATCAATGACACTCCCGAGGTCCGGGAGATCTTCAAACGCTTTCGAATTGAGAAGGTGGAGCTGAAATACTCCATGGGCAAAAAGGAGGGCAGCCGGTCACAGATCAGGACCGAGTTGTTGATTGGGAATTAA
- a CDS encoding fibronectin type III domain-containing protein: MKTLHDSNPLAARQSDFVAVIEQGDAITPNQIILQNALAFSGPVICMVDEGFWLRADWDCPVPAGSVVRFIETPQGDLFGKILGVIAVIAIAVYAPYALGIAGTFIGSMLSAGIMIAGSLLLGMLFGANSSSGDVGTPDTVYTLSQNNRVRPGEPFAERFGRRPFYPDVAMSYTRFEDNEQYLYCLLIVGIGYFDSIVPTIGKTPLGDYTGVTYATVLPGSFPAICTNVVWTSSEVSGQELDMEWVSYVVNPRGTEAYYLEYDIVFSGGLIGYNDEGDRYTVSADLQPRCRTVDAYGNATSEWTLLSVERFSAASKDPLRRTIKITVPLGPGRYEFGLKRVKEASESGQVSDRCSLAGLRAIGGAHPVVDGVTMWECKIMATKQMNSDSGSKIQLEATRMLYPVTATGFGSSRIATRSIVDACAYMVTGDNGGRFDDGILAWDVLAELRDDLATAGYLFDYGFTSRVSVMDACSTAAACGSAVAYTPGGLFCLAANTQQVAYGVAFTDDDYDPDSLKITTTFRTPDSYTCVRVKYYDPNSGQEETVDCYEVGGGTLNPKEVNLEGCTSRQAAWEIGLLLYRDMMQSTVNVEFTTGLKGNLPSLFSWIPVASTVANWNQTGVLAAVESGGVIWTSEPLDYGEEEEGWILLALPNGSTAGPYTVTPTNYAHKHIVSIADAVYTIKGNDVRATRYIFGPSSTSERLVRVMAIAPEGRDKIAITGQVVTEDIYGAFGTAPSYDENPLNADPLIAVTLYLQSIDTAYHFYVSWSGAAATFLIELDEGSGFATLQDDYAGYTLAFSSGTSTITVRVTPYVDEVLATAEAITVNFAGIGAPTGLNVTVDNDGVDVEWDTVVGATKYQVELYVDGTPKGVREVTGTSTSYTTSQLTAMGGPWTAFAVHVRAMNDTATSEDAVFTVGVSGLLAPTGLTLQFTLASAVVLTWDAVTGATGYKVYIGSSSGFNPSSAGTLVYSGTSNSATIPVDLTAPYSYYFKVAAVDAYHQAASELNFSAALWVNRSLTSTPAAPAGLVLVLTQGMTGSWSYIAQWDDVSVATGYKLYIGTSASFAPATDGTLAYSGTSTLQIINIAALLGATPTAPVYAKVGSMDQDHQVASDMNFSSAVVFPGTESL, translated from the coding sequence ATGAAGACCCTGCACGATAGCAATCCCCTGGCGGCCCGGCAGAGCGATTTTGTTGCCGTGATCGAACAGGGAGATGCAATCACCCCGAACCAGATTATCCTCCAGAACGCGCTGGCCTTTAGTGGTCCGGTGATCTGCATGGTGGATGAGGGGTTCTGGTTGCGAGCCGATTGGGATTGTCCGGTCCCTGCCGGATCAGTGGTACGTTTTATCGAGACGCCGCAGGGCGATCTATTCGGTAAAATTCTGGGGGTGATCGCCGTTATCGCCATTGCGGTCTATGCCCCTTACGCCCTGGGAATCGCAGGCACCTTTATAGGCTCCATGTTGTCGGCCGGTATCATGATTGCCGGTTCGTTACTCCTTGGCATGCTCTTCGGCGCCAATTCCAGCTCCGGGGACGTAGGTACTCCGGATACGGTCTACACCCTTTCCCAGAATAACCGGGTACGTCCGGGGGAACCTTTTGCCGAGCGGTTCGGCAGGCGCCCGTTTTATCCGGATGTGGCCATGAGCTACACCCGGTTTGAAGATAACGAGCAATACCTGTATTGCCTGCTCATCGTTGGTATTGGCTACTTTGACAGCATTGTCCCCACAATCGGCAAGACTCCGCTGGGCGATTATACAGGGGTCACCTATGCGACGGTGCTGCCAGGCAGCTTTCCGGCAATTTGCACCAATGTAGTATGGACCTCGTCCGAGGTTTCCGGCCAGGAACTCGATATGGAGTGGGTGAGCTACGTGGTCAATCCCAGAGGGACCGAGGCCTATTACCTGGAATACGACATTGTCTTTTCCGGTGGGCTGATCGGCTATAACGACGAGGGCGACAGGTATACTGTTTCGGCCGATCTTCAACCCCGCTGCCGTACCGTGGACGCCTATGGCAACGCCACCAGTGAGTGGACGTTGCTGTCCGTCGAACGATTCTCGGCTGCAAGCAAAGACCCTTTGCGAAGGACCATTAAAATCACCGTCCCTCTTGGGCCTGGCCGGTATGAGTTCGGTCTCAAGCGGGTCAAGGAGGCCAGCGAGAGCGGTCAGGTTTCGGATCGATGTTCCCTGGCAGGCTTGCGGGCCATCGGCGGTGCGCATCCTGTGGTTGATGGGGTGACCATGTGGGAATGCAAGATCATGGCGACCAAGCAGATGAACAGCGATTCCGGGAGCAAGATCCAGCTCGAGGCTACCAGGATGTTGTATCCGGTCACCGCGACCGGGTTCGGATCGTCAAGGATCGCGACCCGGTCCATCGTTGATGCCTGCGCTTATATGGTCACCGGGGACAACGGCGGTCGATTCGATGACGGAATACTGGCCTGGGATGTATTGGCAGAGTTGCGGGATGATCTCGCGACTGCCGGGTATCTTTTCGACTATGGTTTCACCAGCCGGGTGAGCGTGATGGATGCCTGCTCCACCGCTGCGGCTTGCGGATCGGCGGTGGCCTATACACCCGGTGGCTTGTTTTGTCTGGCGGCCAACACCCAGCAGGTGGCCTACGGGGTAGCGTTTACCGATGACGACTATGATCCGGACAGTCTCAAAATCACGACCACCTTCCGCACCCCGGACAGTTATACCTGCGTGCGGGTCAAATATTATGATCCGAACAGCGGCCAGGAGGAAACGGTAGACTGTTACGAGGTCGGAGGCGGTACCCTCAACCCCAAGGAGGTGAATTTGGAGGGCTGCACCTCCAGGCAGGCAGCCTGGGAGATCGGCCTGCTGCTCTATCGCGACATGATGCAGAGCACGGTCAACGTGGAGTTTACCACCGGGCTCAAGGGCAATCTCCCCTCGCTGTTCTCCTGGATACCGGTGGCCTCCACCGTGGCCAACTGGAATCAGACTGGGGTGCTTGCCGCCGTGGAGTCCGGTGGAGTGATCTGGACTTCGGAGCCGCTCGATTATGGGGAGGAGGAAGAGGGCTGGATACTTCTGGCCCTGCCGAATGGTTCAACCGCTGGACCCTATACGGTCACGCCCACCAACTATGCTCATAAGCATATTGTCTCTATTGCGGACGCCGTTTACACGATCAAGGGAAACGATGTACGTGCCACCCGGTATATCTTTGGTCCGTCCTCCACATCGGAGCGTCTGGTGCGGGTGATGGCCATTGCCCCGGAAGGCCGGGATAAAATAGCTATCACCGGCCAGGTGGTCACCGAGGATATATACGGCGCCTTCGGGACTGCGCCCAGTTATGACGAGAACCCGCTAAATGCTGACCCGCTTATTGCGGTTACCCTGTATCTGCAGAGCATCGACACGGCGTATCACTTTTACGTTTCCTGGTCCGGGGCTGCCGCCACCTTCCTGATTGAACTGGATGAGGGCTCGGGCTTTGCCACCTTACAAGACGATTATGCCGGTTACACCCTGGCTTTCAGCTCCGGTACATCTACTATCACTGTGCGGGTAACTCCCTATGTGGACGAGGTGTTGGCCACCGCAGAGGCTATCACTGTGAATTTTGCAGGCATAGGGGCACCGACTGGCCTCAATGTGACCGTGGATAACGACGGTGTAGATGTGGAGTGGGACACGGTGGTCGGCGCCACCAAATACCAGGTTGAGTTGTATGTGGACGGAACCCCCAAAGGGGTTCGCGAGGTGACTGGCACCAGCACTTCATACACCACCAGCCAATTGACAGCCATGGGTGGGCCATGGACGGCCTTTGCGGTGCATGTGCGGGCAATGAACGACACTGCCACCAGCGAGGATGCGGTCTTTACCGTTGGTGTTTCCGGACTCTTAGCCCCAACCGGGCTCACCCTGCAGTTCACCCTGGCCAGCGCAGTGGTGCTTACCTGGGACGCGGTGACCGGCGCCACCGGGTATAAGGTGTATATTGGCAGTTCATCCGGATTCAATCCCTCATCGGCAGGGACTCTTGTGTATTCGGGGACCAGCAACAGCGCTACGATCCCTGTAGACCTGACGGCTCCGTATTCCTATTACTTCAAGGTGGCGGCGGTCGACGCCTATCATCAGGCGGCAAGCGAGTTGAACTTTAGTGCTGCCCTTTGGGTCAATCGATCCCTGACTTCAACTCCAGCAGCCCCCGCCGGGTTGGTATTGGTTCTGACGCAGGGTATGACCGGGTCCTGGTCGTATATAGCCCAGTGGGACGATGTGAGCGTGGCCACCGGGTACAAACTTTACATCGGTACGTCGGCGAGCTTTGCCCCGGCAACAGACGGCACCCTGGCCTACTCAGGGACCTCCACCTTGCAGATCATCAACATTGCAGCACTGCTCGGAGCAACACCCACGGCACCGGTCTATGCCAAGGTGGGGTCAATGGACCAGGATCATCAGGTGGCAAGCGACATGAACTTCAGCTCTGCCGTGGTCTTTCCCGGCACCGAAAGTCTTTAA
- a CDS encoding DUF1833 family protein has protein sequence MATQPTPADFDTAYQEAVAYAKADVTHYDTLTFASSMDTGTVMIVADEASLTTNQGTYQPCAVEFTPAETEGGIVGQLNINITYLPPSAQGWLEEAAGNGANLTVIWRQYLAPNTDPSFVYRMPFDIIRAENVNGKFTLVATLPDLVNTPFCRQLMTPRILPGLAGL, from the coding sequence GTGGCCACGCAACCCACGCCTGCAGATTTTGACACCGCCTATCAGGAGGCAGTGGCTTATGCCAAGGCGGATGTGACCCATTACGACACGCTCACTTTCGCCAGCTCCATGGACACGGGCACGGTGATGATTGTGGCGGATGAGGCCTCCCTGACAACCAACCAAGGTACCTACCAGCCTTGTGCGGTGGAGTTCACCCCGGCAGAGACCGAGGGTGGTATCGTGGGGCAACTCAACATAAACATCACCTACCTGCCGCCAAGCGCTCAAGGGTGGCTGGAAGAGGCTGCCGGTAATGGCGCGAATTTGACCGTCATCTGGCGCCAATATCTGGCACCAAATACCGACCCTTCGTTTGTTTATCGCATGCCCTTCGACATTATCCGGGCCGAGAACGTGAACGGCAAGTTCACCTTAGTGGCCACTCTGCCCGATCTGGTGAATACCCCATTTTGCCGACAGTTGATGACGCCGCGAATATTGCCGGGGCTTGCCGGATTATGA
- a CDS encoding tape measure protein, with protein sequence MSDKDMKLRLIVEAKNEADAALKGLRSDLDQTGRQADNLRGSMSLLNVAAKSLGAVLVGTVTVGAAAKIISLADAYTLAEGRLKLVTDSSTELASVQDQLFASAQRTRTEYLANVEGYARLAQNTKELNLEQKELLSINETLNKAFIISGATEAERSSTMIQLSQAFSAGVLRGEEFNSVAEQGSRVLQLLADYTGRSRGELRAMAEDGQLTADVLVQAILTGVRDVNEEFDKLPTTVEQAGNVLKNVLGALVNDANKGSGATAGLAREIIELASTIERNTDSILSLFSGIVEGADWAIQRVVNLTNAMRGIAAVKSGTLDFSDFAQMGPSDLSTWLSSYEQGVEKVHLRLTEARKELAALGEGGDMEQRQRLVIEITGLENTMRQAEELRTIQDDFNSSGLKLDDVSAREAVDRVRELNAQLSDAKRAKEAYTAAGLGENTEAVQRTTENIKKLQEELARAENAKKVLAASGFVFDGDQIDTVASKVKTLEERITEAKRAKEALEKAGFAPDSEAIKETARSLSSLEKQLVAVNDAASGTRRAHGLDTKALSDLRKEVLPTQVALEKYRTTVADIESAYAAGQFRNESEYHQALGNARKALNDATGATKAYNSALKEQEQVAKKARREAEQAAKRAASEAKAHQREYQAILDKLLPVEAAQREYNKSLAALDRMDPTHQTERYKSALANLDRQLAAVKKQAGEYAKAMEDAQRAAKESELTRQGTTIEIAIALGQMSENDALPFQIDLLEQRLRLQQELLADMQKSTPEEIAAWNSQAEAIARTTLELAEYQQRLRLLDPMEAFKQGLKDYSVEVDQEALDFYRDLLPDAIDTSSGAFAEFVRDVAQGNATLADAWQSLGEAIEDIAFDILQDLTEVMLKMAIMGAMESMFGGIFGGGTTQVQYGMTGGQTLGSVGVHHSGATLGVDPVSVTRTVPLASFMNAPRFHTGLKGNEFPAILEEGESVLTEGQMAAIGKGLSTKQSAPQVNMTIVEAPGVKAETETTTNNDGSLNVMVKMVEGAISDRMSRGQGLDKTMKGLYGARRRF encoded by the coding sequence ATGAGTGACAAGGACATGAAACTGCGCCTCATTGTCGAGGCCAAGAACGAAGCGGATGCTGCCCTGAAGGGATTGCGCTCCGATCTGGACCAGACCGGCAGGCAGGCAGATAATCTGCGTGGGTCGATGTCGCTTTTAAACGTTGCGGCAAAAAGCCTGGGCGCAGTGCTGGTGGGGACCGTGACTGTCGGTGCAGCCGCCAAAATTATATCCCTGGCCGATGCGTATACCCTGGCTGAGGGCCGATTGAAACTGGTGACCGATTCCAGTACCGAACTGGCATCTGTTCAGGATCAGCTTTTTGCCAGCGCCCAGCGGACCCGCACCGAGTACCTGGCCAATGTCGAGGGATACGCCCGTTTAGCCCAGAACACCAAAGAACTCAACCTGGAGCAGAAGGAACTCCTTTCGATCAATGAGACCCTGAACAAGGCTTTTATCATTTCCGGAGCCACCGAGGCCGAACGTTCTTCCACCATGATTCAGCTCTCCCAGGCTTTTTCGGCAGGTGTGCTGCGGGGAGAGGAGTTCAACTCCGTGGCCGAGCAAGGGAGTCGGGTTTTGCAGCTGTTGGCCGATTATACCGGCCGAAGTCGTGGAGAGCTGCGGGCCATGGCCGAAGATGGGCAGCTGACCGCCGATGTGCTGGTGCAGGCCATTCTGACCGGTGTGAGGGACGTCAACGAAGAATTCGATAAATTGCCCACAACCGTCGAACAGGCAGGGAACGTACTGAAAAATGTTCTCGGTGCCTTGGTCAATGACGCCAACAAAGGGAGCGGTGCCACGGCCGGTTTGGCACGCGAGATCATTGAACTTGCCAGCACCATCGAACGGAATACTGATTCGATCCTCTCATTGTTCTCCGGCATAGTTGAAGGGGCCGATTGGGCGATTCAAAGAGTGGTCAACCTGACCAACGCCATGAGGGGCATCGCGGCTGTCAAATCGGGAACCCTGGATTTTTCCGATTTTGCCCAGATGGGGCCAAGCGACCTTTCGACCTGGCTCTCCTCCTATGAGCAAGGCGTTGAAAAAGTCCACCTCCGGCTGACCGAGGCCAGGAAAGAGTTGGCCGCCCTGGGCGAAGGTGGCGACATGGAGCAACGGCAGAGGCTGGTTATCGAAATCACCGGCCTTGAGAACACCATGCGCCAGGCTGAAGAGCTTCGCACAATCCAGGATGATTTTAATTCCTCCGGACTCAAGCTCGATGATGTATCTGCCAGGGAGGCGGTCGATCGGGTACGTGAATTGAACGCCCAGCTCTCCGATGCCAAACGGGCTAAAGAGGCGTACACGGCGGCCGGGCTTGGTGAAAATACAGAGGCTGTCCAGCGGACAACAGAGAACATCAAAAAACTGCAGGAGGAACTTGCCAGAGCGGAAAATGCCAAGAAAGTGCTTGCGGCTTCCGGGTTTGTCTTCGACGGCGACCAGATCGACACTGTGGCCAGCAAGGTCAAAACCCTTGAAGAGCGCATCACCGAAGCCAAGAGGGCGAAAGAAGCCCTGGAGAAGGCAGGTTTTGCCCCTGACAGTGAAGCCATCAAAGAAACGGCTCGTTCGCTGAGCAGTCTGGAAAAGCAACTTGTAGCCGTGAACGATGCGGCTTCCGGTACAAGAAGGGCTCATGGCCTGGATACGAAAGCGCTGTCCGACCTTCGGAAGGAGGTCTTGCCGACGCAGGTGGCTTTGGAGAAGTACCGCACCACTGTGGCAGATATTGAATCGGCGTACGCTGCCGGTCAGTTCCGAAACGAATCCGAGTATCACCAGGCGCTCGGCAATGCCCGCAAGGCTTTGAACGACGCCACCGGAGCGACCAAGGCCTATAACAGCGCGTTGAAGGAGCAGGAGCAAGTCGCAAAGAAAGCAAGGCGGGAGGCGGAACAGGCCGCCAAGAGAGCAGCTTCGGAAGCAAAGGCACACCAGCGTGAATATCAGGCCATCCTGGACAAGCTCTTGCCCGTTGAGGCAGCACAGCGCGAATACAACAAAAGCCTGGCCGCTTTGGACAGGATGGATCCCACCCATCAGACCGAGCGGTACAAGAGTGCCCTGGCCAACCTCGACCGACAACTTGCCGCAGTCAAGAAGCAGGCCGGCGAGTACGCCAAGGCTATGGAAGATGCGCAGCGGGCTGCCAAAGAAAGCGAACTGACCCGGCAGGGAACCACGATCGAGATCGCCATTGCCCTGGGGCAGATGAGTGAGAACGATGCTTTGCCGTTCCAGATCGATCTGTTGGAGCAACGCCTTCGACTGCAGCAGGAACTCCTGGCGGACATGCAAAAAAGCACGCCCGAGGAGATTGCCGCCTGGAACTCTCAGGCCGAAGCGATCGCCCGGACCACGCTGGAGTTGGCCGAGTATCAGCAGCGGTTGCGATTGCTGGATCCGATGGAGGCCTTCAAACAGGGTTTGAAGGATTACAGCGTTGAGGTGGACCAGGAGGCACTGGACTTCTACCGCGACCTGTTGCCCGATGCCATCGATACGTCCAGCGGTGCCTTTGCCGAGTTTGTCCGCGATGTGGCCCAGGGCAATGCCACCCTGGCCGATGCCTGGCAATCCCTGGGCGAGGCCATTGAGGATATCGCCTTTGACATTCTCCAGGATCTGACCGAGGTGATGCTGAAGATGGCCATCATGGGGGCCATGGAGTCGATGTTTGGCGGGATATTCGGGGGTGGGACAACCCAGGTTCAGTACGGGATGACAGGCGGGCAGACGCTGGGTAGCGTCGGCGTTCATCATTCTGGCGCCACTCTCGGTGTGGACCCTGTTTCGGTGACTCGCACCGTGCCGTTGGCGAGTTTCATGAACGCACCCCGCTTCCACACCGGCTTGAAGGGTAACGAGTTTCCGGCGATCCTTGAAGAGGGTGAGTCGGTATTGACCGAGGGGCAGATGGCGGCGATCGGCAAGGGCCTGAGTACCAAACAGAGTGCCCCCCAGGTCAACATGACGATTGTCGAGGCGCCGGGGGTGAAGGCGGAAACCGAGACCACCACCAATAACGATGGATCGCTTAATGTGATGGTGAAGATGGTTGAAGGTGCGATCAGCGACCGGATGAGCCGGGGCCAGGGGTTGGATAAAACGATGAAAGGCTTATACGGGGCACGGAGGCGGTTCTGA